From a single Lichenicola cladoniae genomic region:
- the tnpA gene encoding IS66-like element accessory protein TnpA, whose translation MDGVMEIITGREGRRRWSTADKLRIVAETQEPGVAIRAVAARHDICESLLFTWRRQVREGVLRAASDMAMFMPVQMIGVAPTESMPSNSAPHSVAPMRSVPTSGLIEIELGNGRHVRVGSDVNLGALRRVLAALRE comes from the coding sequence ATGGATGGCGTGATGGAGATCATCACCGGGCGTGAGGGTCGGCGGCGTTGGAGCACGGCAGATAAGCTGCGCATTGTTGCTGAGACGCAGGAGCCTGGTGTTGCGATCCGCGCTGTCGCGGCTCGCCATGATATTTGCGAAAGCCTTCTGTTCACCTGGCGACGACAGGTGCGTGAGGGTGTGCTGAGGGCGGCGTCGGATATGGCGATGTTCATGCCGGTGCAGATGATCGGGGTGGCTCCCACGGAATCCATGCCATCCAATTCGGCACCGCACTCGGTAGCGCCGATGCGATCCGTGCCGACGTCCGGGCTCATCGAAATCGAGCTGGGCAATGGCCGACACGTCCGCGTTGGCAGCGACGTCAATCTCGGCGCGTTGCGGCGCGTGCTGGCGGCGCTGCGCGAGTGA
- the tnpC gene encoding IS66 family transposase: MDAEFAAPPDEVELLKAALLAARADVARVIAEAQAQQSSDQALIAHLKLQIEKLNRDRFGPRSERTARLLEQMELQLEELEASATEDELAAEAAAAKTTAVTGFTRKRPARRPFPEHLPRERVVIAGPSACACCGGTRLSRLGEDVTETLEVVPRSWKVIQHVREKFSCRDCERISQPPAPFHVTPRGWAGPNLLAMILFEKFGQHQPLNRQAERYAREGVEVSLSTLADQVGACTTVLMPLFGRLAAHVMAAERLHGDDTTVPVLARGKTDIARLWVYVRDDRPFGGLAPPGAVFHYSRDRGGEHPQGHLAAYTGILQADAYGGYGKLYEPGRKPGPIVEAACWAHARRKFFVLADLAGSARRAAHGKAPAVLSPICLEAVQRIDALFDIERDINGHSAEERRAIRQASSLPLVMDLQDWLGQQRAKLARGNDIAKAIDYMLKRWTAFTRFADDGRICLSNNAAERALRGIALGRKSWLFCGSDRGGQRAAIMYSLIVTAKMNDVDPQAWLADVLARIAEHPVQRLDDLLPWHWLKSNTAAIGHAA, translated from the coding sequence ATGGACGCCGAGTTTGCCGCACCGCCGGATGAGGTCGAGCTGCTCAAGGCAGCGCTCCTGGCAGCACGTGCCGACGTCGCCCGGGTCATAGCCGAGGCCCAAGCCCAGCAATCCAGCGACCAGGCGTTGATCGCCCACCTCAAGCTGCAGATTGAGAAACTGAACCGTGACCGCTTCGGACCACGCTCGGAGCGCACCGCCCGCCTGCTGGAGCAGATGGAACTGCAGCTGGAAGAGCTGGAAGCATCGGCCACCGAGGACGAGCTGGCTGCCGAGGCCGCCGCGGCCAAGACTACAGCCGTCACCGGCTTTACCCGCAAGCGCCCGGCCCGGCGCCCGTTTCCCGAACACCTCCCTCGCGAGCGCGTCGTCATCGCAGGTCCGTCGGCCTGCGCCTGCTGCGGCGGCACACGCCTGTCCAGGCTGGGGGAGGACGTCACGGAGACCCTGGAGGTCGTCCCGCGCAGCTGGAAAGTCATCCAGCATGTGCGTGAGAAATTCTCCTGCCGCGATTGCGAGCGCATCAGTCAGCCCCCGGCGCCATTCCACGTGACGCCCCGCGGCTGGGCCGGACCGAACCTGCTGGCCATGATTCTGTTCGAGAAGTTCGGCCAGCATCAGCCGCTCAACCGTCAGGCAGAACGCTATGCCCGCGAGGGTGTGGAGGTCAGCCTGTCGACGCTGGCCGACCAGGTCGGTGCCTGCACAACCGTGCTGATGCCGCTGTTTGGGCGCTTGGCTGCTCATGTCATGGCGGCAGAACGGCTGCATGGCGATGACACCACGGTGCCGGTGCTGGCCCGCGGCAAGACCGACATCGCCCGTCTGTGGGTCTACGTGCGCGACGATCGGCCGTTCGGTGGTCTCGCTCCGCCGGGTGCTGTGTTCCACTACTCGCGCGATCGCGGCGGCGAACACCCGCAAGGCCATCTGGCAGCCTACACCGGCATCCTGCAGGCAGATGCTTATGGCGGCTATGGCAAGCTCTATGAACCGGGACGCAAACCCGGGCCGATCGTGGAAGCTGCCTGCTGGGCGCATGCGCGCCGGAAGTTTTTCGTGCTGGCCGACCTTGCGGGCAGCGCGCGCCGTGCGGCGCACGGCAAGGCCCCAGCGGTTCTGTCGCCAATCTGCCTGGAAGCCGTGCAACGCATCGACGCCCTGTTCGACATCGAACGCGACATCAACGGCCACAGTGCCGAGGAGCGCCGGGCGATCCGGCAGGCCTCGTCACTTCCCCTGGTGATGGACCTGCAGGACTGGTTGGGTCAGCAGCGGGCTAAGCTCGCGCGTGGCAACGACATCGCCAAAGCCATCGACTACATGCTGAAACGCTGGACGGCGTTTACCCGGTTTGCGGATGATGGACGGATCTGCCTCAGCAACAACGCGGCCGAACGCGCCCTGAGAGGCATCGCACTTGGGCGAAAATCCTGGCTGTTCTGTGGTTCGGATCGCGGCGGGCAGCGTGCCGCAATCATGTACAGCTTGATCGTCACGGCCAAGATGAACGACGTTGACCCGCAGGCTTGGCTGGCTGACGTGCTGGCCCGCATCGCGGAACATCCGGTGCAACGCCTCGATGATCTGCTGCCATGGCACTGGCTTAAATCAAATACCGCCGCGATCGGCCACGCTGCCTGA
- a CDS encoding RpiB/LacA/LacB family sugar-phosphate isomerase, which produces MKIGIAADHGGWQLKSELAAMLRVGGHEVVDFGAKTLDSADDYPMFVIPLARAVVEGTVERGIALCGSGVGASIAANKVAGIRAALVNDPFSARQGVEDDDMNVICFGGKVIGIRLATELVNIFLAARFSGIARHNRRIAEVSALETPSGHEARVGEPVTG; this is translated from the coding sequence ATGAAAATCGGTATTGCCGCAGATCATGGTGGGTGGCAGCTGAAGTCCGAACTTGCCGCGATGCTTCGTGTCGGCGGGCATGAGGTCGTCGATTTCGGCGCAAAAACTCTAGACAGCGCCGATGACTATCCGATGTTTGTGATCCCGCTGGCGCGGGCCGTCGTCGAGGGAACCGTCGAGCGGGGAATTGCCCTATGCGGCAGCGGAGTGGGCGCGTCCATCGCGGCCAACAAGGTCGCCGGCATCCGGGCAGCCCTGGTGAATGATCCTTTCTCGGCGCGGCAGGGCGTCGAGGATGACGACATGAACGTCATCTGCTTCGGGGGCAAGGTCATCGGGATCAGGCTGGCGACGGAGCTGGTAAACATCTTCCTCGCTGCGCGCTTTAGCGGAATAGCCCGGCACAACCGTCGGATTGCGGAAGTGAGCGCGCTGGAAACTCCGTCCGGCCACGAAGCCAGGGTGGGCGAGCCGGTCACCGGGTAG
- a CDS encoding PRC-barrel domain-containing protein, producing the protein MLNAVSSLKGFEIQAKDGSLGTVSDFLFDDSTWKVLWMVVDTGRWLSGRKVLIHPSAVISAEYGERELKVALTKAQVKDSPDVGTDRPVSRQMQNDLYGYYGSDPLWGGSMFGAGLYGGSMNGFAGGGMGAIASPLSAPAYFGTAAVQEAERGETNHHEGDPHLRSIAEVTGYHVHSTDGDIGHIQDLLIDNASWGIRYLIVDTSNWWVGQHVLISPYAVQGVDWSERHVRLDLTRAKVKSSPSWNPYNVIDGEFEQRLHNHYDWPGYGW; encoded by the coding sequence ATGCTGAATGCCGTCTCATCGCTCAAAGGATTCGAGATCCAGGCCAAGGATGGCAGCCTCGGCACGGTCAGCGACTTCCTGTTCGACGACAGCACCTGGAAGGTGCTCTGGATGGTGGTCGACACCGGGCGCTGGCTGAGCGGGCGCAAGGTCCTGATCCACCCGTCGGCGGTGATTTCCGCTGAATATGGGGAGAGGGAACTCAAGGTCGCACTGACGAAGGCTCAGGTGAAGGACAGCCCGGACGTTGGGACCGACAGGCCAGTGTCACGACAGATGCAGAACGATCTTTACGGCTACTATGGCTCCGACCCGCTCTGGGGCGGATCGATGTTCGGCGCCGGGCTGTATGGCGGGTCGATGAACGGGTTCGCTGGCGGCGGCATGGGCGCGATTGCCTCGCCTTTATCGGCGCCCGCCTATTTTGGCACGGCCGCCGTGCAGGAAGCCGAGCGCGGCGAAACAAATCATCACGAGGGCGACCCGCATTTGCGCAGCATCGCCGAGGTCACCGGCTACCACGTGCATTCGACCGACGGCGACATCGGGCATATCCAGGACCTTCTCATCGACAATGCAAGCTGGGGCATTCGTTACCTCATCGTCGATACCTCGAACTGGTGGGTCGGGCAGCATGTGCTGATCTCGCCCTATGCAGTGCAAGGCGTGGACTGGTCGGAGCGTCACGTCCGGCTCGACCTCACCCGGGCAAAGGTCAAGTCTAGCCCGTCCTGGAACCCGTACAACGTCATCGACGGGGAGTTCGAGCAACGGCTGCACAACCACTACGACTGGCCCGGCTACGGTTGGTAA
- the tnpB gene encoding IS66 family insertion sequence element accessory protein TnpB (TnpB, as the term is used for proteins encoded by IS66 family insertion elements, is considered an accessory protein, since TnpC, encoded by a neighboring gene, is a DDE family transposase.): protein MRGLALQVQEGLGRDPFAGDVFVFRGRSGSLIKAIWHDGIGLSLYAKRLDRGRFIWPQTVDGAVPLTAAQMGYLLEAIDWRNPRQTWRPQSAG, encoded by the coding sequence ATGCGCGGTCTTGCTCTGCAGGTGCAGGAAGGGCTTGGCCGAGATCCATTTGCTGGGGATGTTTTTGTTTTTAGGGGCCGCAGTGGTTCGCTGATCAAGGCGATCTGGCATGATGGCATCGGTTTGTCGCTCTATGCCAAGCGCCTGGATCGCGGGCGCTTCATTTGGCCGCAGACGGTGGATGGCGCAGTGCCGCTGACAGCGGCGCAGATGGGTTATTTGCTGGAGGCGATCGACTGGCGCAATCCGCGGCAGACATGGCGTCCACAATCTGCAGGATAA
- a CDS encoding BON domain-containing protein, with the protein MTLSARVDSYAEKHAAETAVRRVKGVKAVADEIEVRLPFETKRSDGEIAAAAIERLSWNVSVPKDSVKVTVANGWVTLTGVVDWWFQKEAAEQDIRPLHGVIGVSNQATIKPRVDTASLSDDITHALHRSWFFDPEAVHVRADGGKVVLSGTVHSSHERQIAAETAWSAPGAIDVENDIAVI; encoded by the coding sequence GTGACCCTTTCCGCCCGTGTCGACAGCTACGCCGAGAAGCACGCCGCCGAAACCGCAGTACGCCGGGTGAAGGGCGTAAAGGCGGTCGCCGACGAGATCGAGGTCCGCCTGCCGTTCGAGACAAAGCGCTCGGACGGCGAGATCGCGGCGGCGGCGATCGAACGCTTGTCGTGGAACGTCTCCGTTCCAAAGGATAGCGTTAAGGTCACGGTCGCGAACGGCTGGGTCACGCTGACTGGGGTGGTCGATTGGTGGTTCCAAAAAGAAGCCGCTGAGCAAGACATTCGGCCACTGCACGGTGTGATCGGCGTCTCGAACCAAGCGACCATCAAGCCCCGCGTCGATACAGCCAGCCTCAGTGACGACATTACTCACGCGCTACATCGCTCGTGGTTCTTTGATCCCGAGGCAGTTCACGTTCGCGCAGATGGCGGCAAAGTTGTACTGAGCGGAACTGTGCACTCGTCTCACGAGCGGCAGATCGCTGCGGAGACTGCATGGTCGGCACCCGGTGCAATCGACGTCGAAAACGACATCGCCGTCATCTGA
- a CDS encoding acetate/propionate family kinase: MPGAILALNAGSSSIKFGLFEVGDGPELRLMSKGGIQGVGGNPHFTATDAAGASMTDKHWQGKEAEYDAMLGALLAWAESHVHPDTLVAVGHRVVHGGRDFTAPVRLTAEIVQQLDALTPLAPLHQPHSLAPIRTLTALRPGLPQVACFDTAFHNTMPAVAKRFALPREYEDEGVWRYGFHGLSYEYVSRALRQDAPGLSAGRVVVAHLGNGASLCAMRDGQSQDTTMGFTALDGLVMGTRCGTLDAGVVLYMLQQKGLDAHAVEQVLYERSGLLGVSGLSSDMRTLLDSADERAREAVELFAFRVGQETAAMAASMNGLDGFVFTGGIGEHAVAARTLVCERLRWLGVALDAAANANGAGRISTPGSRVEVHVIPTDEEATIARHTHDLIA, from the coding sequence ATGCCGGGCGCTATCCTGGCGCTCAATGCCGGGTCGAGCAGCATCAAATTCGGGCTGTTCGAGGTCGGCGACGGGCCGGAGCTCCGCCTGATGTCGAAGGGCGGGATCCAGGGCGTCGGCGGCAATCCGCACTTCACCGCCACGGATGCGGCTGGCGCGTCGATGACGGACAAGCACTGGCAGGGGAAGGAGGCGGAATACGACGCCATGCTCGGCGCGCTGCTGGCATGGGCGGAGTCCCATGTGCATCCTGACACCCTCGTCGCGGTCGGGCACCGCGTGGTGCATGGCGGGCGCGACTTCACCGCCCCGGTCCGGCTGACGGCCGAGATCGTCCAGCAACTGGACGCGCTGACGCCGCTGGCGCCGCTGCACCAGCCGCATAGCCTGGCGCCGATCCGCACGCTGACAGCGCTGCGGCCCGGCCTGCCGCAGGTCGCCTGCTTCGACACCGCTTTCCACAACACCATGCCCGCGGTCGCCAAGCGCTTCGCGTTGCCACGCGAATACGAGGACGAAGGTGTCTGGCGCTACGGCTTTCACGGCCTTTCCTACGAGTACGTCTCGCGCGCCTTGCGGCAGGACGCGCCGGGCCTTTCCGCAGGCCGGGTCGTCGTCGCGCATCTGGGCAACGGCGCCAGCCTGTGCGCCATGCGGGACGGGCAAAGCCAGGACACCACGATGGGCTTTACCGCGCTGGACGGCCTGGTGATGGGCACGCGCTGCGGCACGCTGGATGCCGGCGTGGTGCTGTACATGCTGCAGCAGAAGGGGCTCGATGCGCATGCGGTGGAGCAGGTGCTGTACGAACGCTCCGGCTTGCTCGGCGTATCCGGCCTGTCGAGCGACATGCGGACGCTGCTCGACAGCGCCGACGAGCGGGCCCGCGAGGCGGTGGAGCTGTTCGCATTCCGCGTAGGGCAGGAGACGGCGGCGATGGCGGCCTCGATGAACGGGCTCGACGGCTTCGTCTTCACGGGCGGGATCGGCGAACATGCGGTGGCGGCGCGCACCTTGGTGTGCGAGCGGCTGCGTTGGCTGGGAGTGGCGCTGGACGCCGCCGCCAATGCGAATGGGGCGGGCCGGATTAGCACGCCGGGCAGTCGGGTCGAGGTCCATGTGATCCCGACGGACGAGGAGGCCACCATCGCCCGGCATACGCATGATCTGATCGCCTAA